Proteins from a genomic interval of Candidatus Eremiobacterota bacterium:
- a CDS encoding S8 family serine peptidase, protein MSSIGEGQRVPGHQGTIPAITSHRAYEKRPGAPSQAPGEEAGSGCNGKEEFTPSGEVGRGSVPEGPGTAFKPGSFSAEKFKALWRMAGGTGREQQQSSSAKTTDFHSGPGATAGTDGSPDFAAPAQEPNGTATPQSLLKSAVPGAIAQAVSSHNMRRNDLAPRIEAGSNGTLLMLDDEESESRIKDAAPAPAPRPRAGQPSPAPAKQDDMPAPAPVDPKKAESMRKEYEGARAKADKEYKYGLSVAEKASQGEGVHILPGGEREEIKKSAKGTTVITTTYPDGRSKKEEVSTAANGSTVITASLPDGSSKMVQFSKDIPGQVLLQEKAADTLDAEGKKIPGEITSLYRYRDRLRVGPGFTGAMEGKGPSRTYRMSGEGNLTCTEAVYGGEPGLFRKLSLYDFKGDGTATSMEYRERINEKDVEQGKANDEIRVIRERVNSKMRDAQGRQITGEGQNIGFLDVDFDEFAQQCGGHSFGVSGKINNAEHGVAPGATTKGFGLEKNGTGMQQAGPDFFPNLNTLIKPPAGMNPEGEKLEDNAESLNRFLAKSGSFDLLNRRLESLLQDVRSGKEKMSALNISIGGGGSADLNTVLRIIGEKKEDGSFAFPGIREAVLGSGGDKLTVRQQMEKIIGYVDKEHNRPGSAFSESLKRYQEVTRGLSEAGVSVVVAAGNGNGNYRPGDPGPPDRPPWGEVKPGTDLNALAMSNHVIVVSGSDSSGTAGSYGDDGLAHYGLDGSGAPPSGQGPGGYNPTVLAPGVHINAPGGAPGSGMGSSLAAPYVCGVIALMKQVNPSLTPQQIKQILSDTAVDISKLSGGRIPAHTAGAGVVDPEQAVLRARQLAVGVNP, encoded by the coding sequence ATGAGCTCCATAGGTGAAGGACAGAGGGTGCCCGGCCACCAGGGCACAATACCGGCTATCACGAGCCACAGGGCTTATGAGAAAAGGCCTGGTGCACCGTCACAGGCTCCCGGCGAAGAGGCGGGCAGCGGCTGCAATGGAAAGGAAGAATTCACGCCAAGCGGCGAGGTGGGGAGGGGGAGCGTTCCTGAAGGCCCGGGTACGGCATTCAAGCCGGGATCGTTTTCCGCTGAGAAATTCAAGGCACTCTGGCGCATGGCGGGTGGCACCGGCAGGGAACAGCAGCAGAGCTCTTCAGCAAAGACCACTGATTTCCACAGCGGCCCAGGAGCAACGGCAGGCACCGATGGCTCTCCTGACTTTGCCGCTCCCGCGCAGGAGCCCAATGGCACCGCGACTCCGCAGTCGCTCCTGAAAAGCGCAGTCCCGGGGGCCATTGCTCAGGCAGTAAGCTCCCACAATATGAGAAGGAATGATCTTGCTCCCAGGATAGAGGCGGGCTCCAACGGCACCCTCCTGATGCTGGACGATGAGGAGAGCGAGTCCCGGATCAAAGATGCCGCGCCTGCACCGGCTCCCCGGCCCAGGGCAGGCCAGCCTTCCCCGGCCCCGGCAAAACAGGATGACATGCCCGCTCCCGCTCCCGTCGATCCCAAAAAGGCAGAGAGCATGAGGAAGGAATACGAGGGAGCCCGCGCAAAAGCCGATAAGGAATATAAATACGGCCTCTCAGTGGCAGAAAAGGCTTCCCAGGGCGAAGGCGTGCACATTCTCCCCGGAGGGGAGCGCGAAGAAATCAAGAAATCCGCCAAGGGCACCACGGTGATCACCACCACGTACCCTGACGGGAGGAGCAAGAAAGAGGAAGTGAGCACTGCCGCCAACGGGTCCACTGTTATCACGGCTTCACTGCCGGACGGATCCTCGAAGATGGTGCAGTTCAGCAAGGATATCCCGGGGCAGGTCCTTCTGCAGGAAAAAGCCGCTGACACCCTGGACGCCGAAGGGAAGAAGATCCCGGGAGAAATTACCTCCCTCTACCGTTATCGGGACAGGCTCCGCGTCGGTCCAGGTTTCACAGGCGCCATGGAGGGGAAAGGCCCGTCAAGAACATACCGCATGAGCGGAGAAGGTAACCTCACCTGCACTGAGGCAGTCTACGGGGGAGAGCCCGGCCTGTTCAGGAAGCTGAGCCTGTATGATTTCAAGGGAGACGGCACAGCCACCTCGATGGAGTACAGGGAGAGGATAAATGAGAAGGACGTCGAGCAGGGTAAGGCCAACGACGAGATCAGGGTGATCCGGGAGCGCGTCAATTCAAAAATGCGCGATGCCCAGGGAAGGCAGATCACGGGGGAAGGCCAGAATATAGGCTTCCTGGACGTGGACTTCGATGAGTTTGCCCAGCAGTGCGGAGGCCACTCCTTCGGCGTGTCGGGTAAGATTAATAACGCTGAGCATGGCGTGGCGCCCGGGGCCACGACAAAGGGATTCGGCCTGGAGAAAAACGGGACCGGCATGCAGCAGGCGGGACCCGACTTCTTCCCCAACCTCAACACCCTGATAAAACCCCCGGCGGGCATGAACCCCGAGGGCGAAAAGCTCGAAGATAATGCCGAATCGCTCAACAGGTTCCTTGCGAAGTCAGGGAGCTTTGACCTTCTCAACAGGCGCCTTGAGAGCCTTCTCCAGGACGTGCGGTCAGGGAAGGAGAAGATGAGCGCCCTCAACATATCCATCGGCGGCGGCGGCTCTGCAGACCTGAACACCGTGTTGCGGATAATCGGGGAGAAAAAGGAAGACGGAAGCTTCGCCTTCCCGGGCATCAGGGAGGCGGTCCTGGGCAGCGGGGGCGATAAGCTCACGGTTCGCCAGCAGATGGAAAAGATCATCGGCTACGTGGATAAGGAGCATAACAGGCCGGGGAGCGCCTTCTCCGAGTCTCTCAAGAGATACCAGGAGGTCACCCGCGGGCTCTCAGAGGCAGGGGTGAGCGTGGTAGTAGCCGCAGGGAACGGCAATGGGAATTACCGGCCTGGCGATCCAGGACCCCCGGACAGGCCGCCATGGGGCGAGGTGAAGCCCGGCACCGATCTCAATGCTCTCGCAATGAGCAATCACGTGATTGTCGTGAGCGGCTCCGACAGCTCAGGGACGGCGGGAAGCTATGGCGACGACGGCCTTGCCCATTACGGCCTTGACGGCAGCGGGGCGCCTCCGAGCGGCCAGGGCCCCGGGGGTTACAACCCCACGGTGCTTGCCCCCGGCGTGCACATCAACGCGCCGGGCGGAGCCCCGGGGAGCGGCATGGGCAGCTCTCTTGCCGCGCCTTACGTGTGCGGCGTCATAGCCCTGATGAAGCAGGTAAATCCAAGCCTCACCCCGCAGCAGATCAAGCAGATCCTGAGCGACACCGCCGTCGATATCTCAAAGCTCTCGGGGGGAAGAATCCCGGCGCACACGGCGGGAGCAGGCGTCGTTGACCCGGAGCAGGCCGTGCTCCGCGCCCGGCAGCTCGCCGTGGGAGTGAATCCATGA
- a CDS encoding radical SAM protein — MIKRIALVEPDTDIPNIYKLIGIPRLGLPVLGNLLEHEGYEVDIFSDKIRKPSMGELEGYDLLGISILTNSSHQGYRYADALKKRGKTVIMGGPHATFQPDEALGHCDYVARGEAEKTFLELLAALNAGSGVEGIKGLSYRKDGAIVHNEDREISDEFINVPATFSRVKGIEAYKNGLGSRFFYTPMVYTSRGCPFNCRYCTVIKLAGRKLRYRDLDCCIDDIRNALKGIKERKSIMIIDDNFTVDMDRAKELLRKMIRLGKPRHVLYNMQLRVETFKDEEFLSLINEAGFGLLHVGFESISRGSLKEWKKNISVEQIRFAVEQARKHGLKVNGMFIVGSDSDTEETVAETVDHAIELGMAVMQLFILCPLPGSEVFTQCVEENRIFTYDWRYYDCHHSVFFPMHMRPSVLQRAVQRANKKFYSFKRMFLERTYGNRITCGLALRQAEKYHRDYIRKLEAFEEPFYGNNGTLLKEKLGENRPEERLL; from the coding sequence ATGATAAAAAGGATTGCCCTTGTCGAGCCTGATACCGATATCCCCAATATTTACAAGCTGATTGGAATTCCGCGGCTTGGCCTTCCCGTGCTGGGGAACCTGCTCGAGCATGAGGGATATGAAGTTGACATATTCAGCGACAAGATAAGAAAGCCCTCGATGGGTGAGCTTGAGGGCTATGACCTCCTGGGAATCTCCATATTGACAAACTCATCGCATCAGGGCTACCGGTATGCAGATGCCCTGAAAAAGCGCGGGAAAACCGTCATCATGGGAGGGCCCCACGCCACCTTTCAGCCCGACGAGGCGCTCGGCCACTGTGATTATGTCGCCCGGGGCGAGGCGGAGAAGACATTCCTGGAGCTTCTCGCCGCTCTCAATGCAGGCAGCGGCGTGGAGGGAATAAAGGGGCTCTCCTACAGAAAGGATGGGGCCATAGTCCACAATGAGGACCGGGAGATTAGTGATGAATTTATCAATGTCCCCGCCACCTTCTCCAGGGTCAAGGGGATAGAAGCCTATAAGAACGGACTGGGAAGCAGGTTCTTCTATACTCCCATGGTCTATACCTCCCGTGGATGCCCATTCAACTGCAGATACTGCACGGTGATCAAGCTTGCGGGAAGGAAGCTGCGCTACCGGGATCTTGACTGCTGCATCGACGACATCAGAAATGCTCTCAAGGGCATAAAAGAGAGAAAATCCATAATGATCATCGATGACAATTTCACCGTTGACATGGACCGCGCAAAAGAGCTCCTGAGGAAGATGATCAGGCTGGGGAAGCCCCGTCATGTCCTTTATAACATGCAGCTCAGAGTTGAGACTTTCAAGGATGAGGAGTTCCTCTCCCTTATCAACGAGGCAGGCTTCGGGCTCCTCCATGTGGGCTTCGAGTCCATCAGCAGAGGCTCACTGAAGGAATGGAAGAAGAACATATCTGTCGAGCAGATCCGGTTTGCCGTGGAGCAGGCAAGAAAGCACGGTCTCAAGGTGAACGGGATGTTCATTGTCGGATCGGACTCCGATACGGAAGAGACGGTGGCAGAAACCGTTGACCACGCCATTGAGCTTGGCATGGCCGTCATGCAGCTTTTCATACTCTGCCCCCTGCCGGGATCGGAGGTATTTACTCAGTGCGTCGAGGAAAACCGGATCTTTACCTATGACTGGAGATATTACGACTGTCATCATTCTGTCTTCTTTCCCATGCATATGCGGCCAAGCGTTCTCCAGAGAGCGGTGCAGAGAGCCAACAAGAAATTTTACAGCTTCAAGAGAATGTTTCTGGAGAGAACCTACGGGAACAGGATCACCTGCGGCCTGGCGCTCAGGCAGGCTGAAAAATATCACCGGGACTATATCAGGAAGCTTGAGGCCTTTGAAGAACCTTTTTATGGAAATAACGGAACACTTTTAAAGGAAAAGCTTGGGGAGAACAGGCCTGAAGAACGCCTTCTTTAG
- a CDS encoding PilZ domain-containing protein — protein MGTAKYGGIPDAKSVFSGTERRKASRFKMVLSLECSSPRSESVFEVKSENVSTAGLNFISHHMLIADEILTIRIALHPALLSLEVTGRVVWCDERHSAAGLHYEGGIEFVNISDKDAKKLEFFIDRYYLIGH, from the coding sequence ATGGGTACTGCAAAATATGGCGGAATACCCGATGCAAAAAGCGTCTTTTCGGGAACAGAGCGCAGAAAAGCCAGCCGATTCAAAATGGTGCTCTCCCTGGAATGCTCCAGCCCTCGGAGTGAGTCAGTCTTTGAGGTGAAATCAGAGAACGTGAGCACCGCGGGGCTGAACTTTATTTCTCACCACATGCTGATCGCTGATGAGATTCTTACTATCAGGATAGCGCTCCACCCTGCGCTTTTATCGCTCGAGGTAACCGGGCGCGTGGTGTGGTGCGATGAAAGGCACTCGGCGGCCGGGCTTCATTATGAAGGCGGGATAGAGTTCGTCAACATCAGTGACAAGGACGCTAAAAAGCTGGAGTTTTTCATTGACCGCTATTATCTCATCGGCCACTGA
- a CDS encoding SPFH domain-containing protein yields the protein MSENTRERDLVLAPNEYAFILDETKGHVIAYVGPFKTSLANTDRPVIFEELSRKFKRCSLEEAITQFPFAEEGWYIVLENPVKEGDEEHPKSGPASLPRLAPGRKVNIPGPVTFPLWPGQVAHVIQGHHLRSNHYLVIRVYNEEAARDNWAKAVIKPQKASPAGAPDIDKGKADDSGKPAGGTTVKPDVEIPDLTIGKLLVVKGTDVSFYIPPTGIEVVRDENGNYVREAVTLERLEYCILLDEDGNKRFIEGPAVVFPRPTERFVEKSGARKFKAIELNEISGLYIKVIAPYRDEKGTEYKVGDELFITGKDQMIYFPRPEHAIIKYGDQEIHFAAAIPTGEARYVLNRVSGEISLKRGPCMFLPDPRKEVNIQRILEPKIVQLYYPGNQEALEYNLKLMDLKRITRSDFIDTTQVKKEMAGQGADKGRKPLSRGRSEAEEAPDSFAGDDFNRKQGFTPPRTITMDTKYEGAVSINVWTGYAIMVVNRTGERKVVVGPQTHILEFDEMLEAMKLSTGTPKSDDNVIRTVYLRVLNNKVSDIVNAETQDLCQVSIQISYRVNFEGDPVKWFDVEDYVKFLTEHMRSVLRNAIKHYGIEEFYANSIKIIRDTILGTAGEESKRPGKRFDENGMRIYDVEVLGVGIGDEVIAGLLMEAQHSVAQQTISITKEQKNLEMTRRLEEIKQQISAAQSETMLKHITLEIAEVEKTLELSLSKIKSEVDAANLRLASQLEQQGRLSDIAEAELDRERKHKEQEMEFAQEALKQRIEELGAQVKAVVDKAAAVSPDFIAALQSFADKSLAEKMADTMAPLAILGGKSIAEVFAQLLKDTPLEEVIKKRAK from the coding sequence ATGTCAGAGAATACGCGAGAGAGAGATTTGGTGCTTGCCCCGAATGAATATGCCTTTATCCTCGATGAGACCAAGGGCCATGTGATTGCTTACGTGGGCCCCTTCAAAACAAGCCTTGCCAACACCGACAGGCCCGTCATTTTCGAGGAGCTGTCACGGAAGTTCAAGAGATGCAGCCTTGAAGAGGCGATCACTCAGTTCCCCTTCGCCGAGGAGGGGTGGTACATAGTGCTTGAAAACCCGGTGAAGGAAGGAGATGAAGAGCATCCCAAAAGCGGCCCCGCGAGCCTTCCGAGGCTTGCGCCGGGAAGAAAGGTGAACATTCCCGGTCCCGTCACCTTCCCTCTGTGGCCCGGCCAGGTGGCCCATGTCATCCAGGGGCATCACCTGCGCTCAAACCACTATCTCGTGATCAGGGTTTACAACGAGGAAGCGGCGAGAGATAACTGGGCCAAGGCAGTCATCAAGCCCCAGAAAGCCTCTCCCGCGGGGGCACCTGATATAGACAAGGGAAAAGCCGATGATTCCGGCAAGCCGGCAGGCGGCACCACGGTGAAGCCCGATGTGGAGATACCCGATCTCACCATCGGCAAGCTCCTCGTGGTGAAAGGAACGGATGTCTCTTTCTATATCCCTCCCACGGGCATTGAGGTGGTAAGGGATGAAAACGGGAACTACGTGAGAGAGGCTGTCACCCTGGAACGGCTTGAATACTGTATCCTCCTGGACGAGGACGGCAACAAGCGCTTCATCGAAGGCCCTGCCGTGGTATTCCCGAGGCCCACGGAGCGGTTCGTCGAGAAGAGCGGGGCCAGGAAGTTCAAAGCCATTGAGCTGAACGAGATAAGCGGCCTCTACATCAAGGTGATAGCACCCTACAGGGATGAAAAGGGCACGGAATACAAGGTGGGAGACGAGCTTTTCATCACAGGCAAGGACCAGATGATCTACTTCCCGAGGCCCGAGCATGCCATCATCAAGTACGGCGACCAGGAGATCCACTTTGCCGCAGCAATCCCCACGGGTGAAGCCCGGTATGTCCTCAACAGGGTCTCGGGGGAGATCAGCCTGAAAAGGGGCCCCTGCATGTTCCTGCCCGATCCCCGCAAAGAGGTGAACATCCAGCGGATCCTGGAGCCCAAGATCGTGCAGCTCTATTATCCCGGCAACCAGGAAGCCCTGGAATACAACCTGAAGCTCATGGATCTCAAGAGGATCACCAGGAGCGACTTCATTGACACCACGCAGGTAAAGAAGGAGATGGCGGGCCAGGGAGCCGACAAAGGGCGCAAGCCTCTTTCAAGAGGAAGGAGCGAGGCTGAGGAAGCCCCGGACAGCTTCGCGGGCGATGACTTCAACAGGAAACAGGGATTCACGCCGCCCAGGACCATCACCATGGACACCAAGTATGAGGGCGCTGTCTCGATCAACGTGTGGACCGGCTATGCCATCATGGTGGTGAACAGGACAGGAGAGCGCAAGGTCGTAGTCGGCCCCCAGACCCATATCCTTGAATTTGATGAGATGCTCGAGGCCATGAAGCTCTCCACGGGCACTCCCAAGAGCGACGACAACGTCATCAGGACAGTGTACCTGAGGGTCCTCAACAACAAGGTCTCCGATATCGTCAACGCCGAAACCCAGGACCTCTGCCAGGTGAGCATCCAGATCTCATACCGCGTCAATTTTGAAGGAGACCCCGTGAAATGGTTCGACGTGGAGGATTACGTGAAGTTCCTCACCGAGCACATGCGATCCGTTCTGCGCAATGCCATAAAGCACTATGGCATCGAGGAGTTCTATGCAAATTCGATCAAGATAATAAGGGATACCATTCTCGGGACTGCCGGCGAGGAGTCGAAGCGCCCGGGGAAGCGCTTTGACGAGAACGGCATGCGCATCTATGACGTGGAAGTCCTGGGAGTTGGAATCGGCGACGAGGTGATAGCGGGCCTTCTCATGGAGGCGCAGCACTCGGTGGCCCAGCAGACCATCAGTATCACCAAGGAGCAGAAGAACCTGGAGATGACCAGGAGGCTCGAGGAGATAAAGCAGCAGATAAGCGCCGCCCAGTCCGAGACGATGCTGAAGCATATCACGCTTGAGATAGCGGAAGTGGAGAAAACTCTTGAACTGAGCCTCTCGAAAATAAAAAGCGAGGTTGATGCCGCCAACCTGCGCCTCGCCTCGCAGCTTGAGCAGCAGGGCAGGCTCAGCGACATCGCCGAAGCAGAGCTTGACAGGGAGAGGAAGCATAAGGAGCAGGAAATGGAGTTTGCGCAGGAAGCCCTCAAGCAGCGCATTGAGGAGCTCGGCGCCCAGGTGAAGGCAGTAGTCGATAAGGCAGCGGCCGTATCGCCTGATTTCATCGCCGCCCTGCAGTCCTTTGCAGACAAGAGCCTCGCGGAAAAGATGGCCGACACCATGGCCCCGCTTGCGATACTCGGAGGCAAGAGCATCGCCGAGGTCTTCGCCCAGCTTCTGAAGGACACGCCGCTTGAAGAGGTGATAAAGAAGAGAGCGAAGTAA
- a CDS encoding Hsp70 family protein: protein MFESIGVIVAGVIGVIAVLYLVIFMIAPKTEIKRVVDEPVSKLPLPELNPRAKKIVEHTLGYFYRKEKIDLRKYPLGLRRLHDAALKAEKELEASESYLLRIPTITTDDYGGTNLEITIYRDLLDGGRKKR, encoded by the coding sequence ATGTTTGAAAGCATCGGTGTTATTGTCGCCGGCGTCATCGGAGTCATTGCGGTACTCTACCTCGTCATCTTCATGATAGCCCCCAAAACCGAGATAAAGAGGGTCGTTGACGAGCCCGTCTCAAAGCTCCCCCTTCCCGAGCTGAACCCCAGGGCGAAGAAGATCGTCGAGCACACCCTCGGCTATTTTTACCGCAAGGAAAAGATTGACCTCAGGAAATACCCCCTGGGCCTCAGGCGCCTCCACGATGCCGCCCTCAAGGCCGAGAAGGAGCTCGAGGCGAGTGAGTCGTACCTGCTCAGGATCCCCACAATCACCACCGACGACTACGGCGGGACCAACCTGGAGATCACCATCTACAGGGACCTCCTCGACGGAGGGCGCAAGAAAAGATAA
- a CDS encoding PilZ domain-containing protein has translation MKAQASSHDTDRRKLKRIKMLLIVSCQSQEHQDPFQLMTENVNVHGIKFVSSKKLFAGEIIAMKVLLHSHFPTISAKGRVVWCDRKMMYGKSFYEGGIEIISMSDEDTRFFEKFIDKYRLDEFDPKNKLF, from the coding sequence GTGAAAGCTCAGGCCTCCTCGCATGATACGGACAGGAGAAAGCTCAAGCGCATCAAGATGCTTCTGATAGTGAGCTGCCAGAGCCAGGAGCACCAGGATCCCTTCCAGCTTATGACGGAAAATGTCAACGTGCACGGGATAAAATTTGTCTCCTCGAAAAAGCTCTTCGCAGGCGAGATTATCGCGATGAAGGTCCTGCTCCATTCGCATTTCCCGACGATTTCTGCCAAGGGCCGTGTCGTATGGTGCGACAGGAAGATGATGTACGGCAAGTCCTTCTATGAGGGCGGAATCGAGATTATTTCCATGAGCGATGAGGACACGAGGTTCTTCGAGAAATTCATCGACAAGTACCGTCTCGATGAGTTTGATCCCAAGAACAAACTGTTCTGA
- a CDS encoding MBL fold metallo-hydrolase, producing MDFKLEEKAEGIFLAGRFSTWKVGAWLLQAGGECAVFEMPPPTTGAEHPAMVVKKALEKRRWKCRYLFFSHPHWDHTASIHEYRQAFPEALFVVHYSAPLFFKMSEYYWTRGHLAPKRSPWAEVKEKSGKEWFLSSFNEIFFSDILELTLGGEPLFLIYGPKHSLGDVHCVFRGVWCSGDWWLFEGDPCQDRAASSKAEESITRLKSFSLERSYLIHTIFSAHADNLLYGVNLDHVLERTLAYHRDYEKKASDGLDWKNFTIRTLYAYFFPAFTLPAEKKP from the coding sequence ATGGATTTCAAGCTGGAAGAAAAAGCAGAGGGTATATTCCTTGCAGGTCGTTTCAGCACCTGGAAGGTAGGTGCCTGGCTCCTTCAGGCAGGTGGTGAGTGCGCGGTCTTTGAAATGCCTCCTCCCACGACAGGGGCCGAGCACCCGGCAATGGTGGTGAAAAAGGCTCTCGAGAAGAGGCGCTGGAAATGCCGTTACCTCTTTTTCTCCCATCCCCACTGGGATCATACCGCCTCGATCCATGAGTACAGGCAGGCCTTTCCAGAGGCTCTTTTTGTGGTCCATTACTCGGCCCCTCTCTTTTTCAAGATGTCTGAATATTACTGGACCAGGGGCCACCTTGCGCCGAAAAGAAGCCCCTGGGCGGAGGTGAAGGAGAAGAGCGGCAAGGAATGGTTTCTCTCCAGCTTCAACGAGATTTTCTTCTCTGATATCCTGGAGCTCACCCTCGGCGGTGAGCCTCTCTTTCTTATTTACGGCCCCAAGCATTCTCTTGGCGATGTTCACTGTGTTTTCAGGGGAGTATGGTGCTCAGGCGACTGGTGGCTCTTTGAGGGTGATCCCTGCCAGGACAGGGCCGCAAGCAGCAAGGCAGAGGAGTCCATCACGAGGCTGAAGAGCTTTTCCCTCGAGAGGAGCTATTTAATCCATACCATATTTTCCGCCCATGCAGACAACCTTCTCTACGGCGTGAACCTTGATCATGTGCTGGAGAGAACCCTTGCCTATCACAGGGATTACGAGAAAAAGGCCTCCGACGGGCTTGACTGGAAAAATTTCACCATCCGTACCCTTTATGCCTATTTTTTCCCTGCCTTCACGCTCCCTGCCGAAAAAAAACCGTAG
- a CDS encoding EcsC family protein: MNRDYFIDWADFLDDDEKKAYGEIQQWEERPPSQLSLMKSLTVPLINEARKLSPDLADKVAAAVKEALTSLRDYAGMTVIPDSIENKIKAIACSMPASGDGAELYTPLACFDRAARECILFNTAFATVEGVMSGALGITGMLIDIPMLYTMLFRVIQETGLCFGYFINSPEEKLYVMKILELGHTPEDSARKEAIGELYTLHKAISGGVSLNTLKAKGAITGFEAVSEKIAAAFSRRRLRNIFMLAGGILGGAANFALTRQVADAAFHTYRRRFIMDRARARMSKRL; this comes from the coding sequence ATGAACAGGGATTATTTCATCGACTGGGCCGATTTTCTGGACGATGACGAGAAAAAGGCGTACGGCGAGATCCAGCAGTGGGAAGAGAGGCCCCCCTCGCAGCTTTCCCTCATGAAATCATTGACGGTGCCCCTTATCAACGAGGCAAGGAAGCTCTCGCCGGATCTTGCCGACAAGGTCGCCGCTGCGGTGAAGGAAGCCCTCACGTCCCTCAGGGACTACGCAGGGATGACTGTCATACCTGATTCCATTGAGAACAAGATCAAGGCCATTGCCTGCTCCATGCCCGCTTCAGGTGACGGCGCCGAGCTGTACACCCCCCTGGCATGCTTCGACAGGGCGGCAAGGGAATGCATACTCTTCAACACGGCCTTTGCCACCGTGGAGGGGGTGATGTCAGGAGCTCTCGGCATCACAGGCATGCTCATTGACATCCCGATGCTCTACACGATGCTTTTCAGAGTCATTCAGGAAACGGGCCTCTGTTTCGGCTACTTCATCAACAGCCCCGAGGAGAAGCTCTACGTGATGAAAATCCTGGAGCTGGGCCACACTCCCGAGGACTCGGCGAGGAAGGAGGCCATAGGAGAGCTTTACACCCTCCACAAAGCCATAAGCGGGGGAGTATCCCTTAACACCCTTAAGGCAAAAGGCGCAATAACGGGCTTTGAGGCCGTCTCGGAAAAGATTGCCGCGGCCTTCTCCAGGAGAAGGCTGAGAAACATATTCATGCTCGCCGGGGGAATTCTCGGCGGAGCCGCGAACTTCGCCCTCACCCGCCAGGTGGCTGATGCCGCCTTCCATACCTACAGGAGAAGGTTTATCATGGACAGGGCCAGGGCCCGCATGAGCAAACGCCTCTAA
- a CDS encoding 6-phosphofructokinase: protein MSERIDFKADDPTMVDFLLSTPFFNGLEREQMEKFAAHLYREKYSAGEYVYQQGEKAKCAYVVEKGIFAYEMFGRITTTFDKGELFGLLPLFEEKNVKGILKALEESVVICIEYDLITRDDILSSKAMLSIYREFSKHIATYLQEEADLYRFMDVLIIEDGGCAPGKNPIIAFLTEALEKAGRQVFITAEGYRSLVSGKDEDFRCLINNPKIFNLFDHIPGVIFTPPLRDARGANFRSERFPEFREVANQKKAVENALSRHVKIVIGVGGNGTFGGLKAFASHLPDHVQVFFVPVTIDSDVHGTETIGQHTGVEAGSEKVRCYMADARTHHRCYIVEMMGAMGGFHALNSCIGAGAHLAVLPGLEYDIPRIAKALEEKESAVIVVAEGYRKEERKEKNFCGNAAEYFRDMLLAAGLKTRMKIYCEPFSRDIRGASPNNIDIALTQRMAKKVVELASQGRSRVMPAIRGIQTSSIPFEEITTDNSVGEELAKIANRLY, encoded by the coding sequence ATGTCAGAAAGAATTGATTTCAAGGCCGATGATCCCACCATGGTGGATTTTCTGCTGAGCACCCCGTTCTTCAATGGCCTGGAGCGGGAGCAGATGGAGAAATTTGCCGCCCACCTCTACCGCGAGAAATACTCCGCAGGCGAGTATGTGTACCAGCAGGGAGAAAAGGCGAAGTGCGCCTATGTGGTGGAAAAGGGAATCTTCGCCTATGAGATGTTCGGGCGAATCACCACGACCTTTGATAAAGGCGAGCTATTCGGCCTCCTGCCCCTCTTTGAGGAAAAGAATGTCAAGGGGATCCTGAAAGCCCTGGAAGAGAGCGTGGTAATCTGCATTGAATATGATCTCATCACTCGTGACGATATCCTCTCATCGAAAGCCATGCTGAGCATTTACCGCGAATTCAGCAAGCACATCGCCACATATCTCCAAGAAGAAGCAGATCTTTACCGGTTCATGGATGTCCTTATCATAGAGGACGGCGGATGCGCCCCCGGCAAGAACCCCATTATCGCCTTTCTCACCGAAGCCCTGGAAAAGGCGGGAAGGCAGGTCTTTATCACTGCCGAGGGCTACCGCTCGCTGGTGAGCGGGAAGGATGAGGACTTCCGCTGCCTCATCAATAATCCCAAGATTTTCAACCTCTTTGACCACATTCCCGGCGTGATCTTCACACCGCCGCTCCGCGATGCCCGCGGGGCGAATTTCAGGTCCGAGCGCTTCCCGGAGTTCAGGGAGGTAGCCAACCAGAAAAAGGCCGTGGAAAACGCCCTGAGCCGCCATGTGAAGATCGTTATCGGCGTGGGCGGGAACGGCACTTTCGGCGGGCTCAAGGCCTTTGCATCACATCTGCCTGACCATGTCCAGGTGTTCTTCGTGCCGGTCACCATCGACAGCGATGTCCATGGGACCGAGACAATCGGCCAGCATACCGGCGTGGAAGCGGGCTCGGAAAAGGTGCGCTGCTACATGGCCGACGCGCGGACTCATCACCGCTGCTATATCGTTGAGATGATGGGCGCCATGGGCGGCTTTCACGCCCTCAACTCCTGTATCGGCGCCGGCGCACACCTGGCTGTGCTCCCGGGCCTTGAGTATGACATTCCCCGCATAGCAAAGGCCCTCGAGGAAAAAGAATCGGCAGTGATTGTCGTGGCCGAAGGCTACAGGAAAGAGGAGAGGAAGGAGAAGAACTTCTGCGGCAACGCAGCCGAGTATTTCAGGGATATGCTGCTCGCTGCGGGCCTCAAGACCAGAATGAAGATATACTGCGAGCCCTTCTCCAGGGACATCAGGGGAGCGAGCCCCAACAATATCGATATCGCCCTGACCCAGAGGATGGCGAAAAAAGTGGTGGAGCTCGCCTCACAGGGCAGGTCCAGGGTGATGCCCGCCATCAGGGGGATCCAGACAAGCTCCATACCTTTTGAGGAGATCACCACGGACAACTCAGTAGGTGAAGAACTCGCGAAAATTGCCAACAGGCTGTATTAG